TAAATATCTGCAATGGTCACTCTATGCTGACAAACCGGGAACCGTACATAAATTTGAGGAGCCGATTCAACCACGCGGCTATTCACCGTGTGTCCATGCCGCCGTCAGATCTGTGCTGGATAAAGAACCGCCCACACTCGACAGCCACGATAGTCTGCAGGTATTACGCACGATCTACGCCGCCTATAAAGCAGCCGAAACAGGACAAAGCCAGAGCATTCGCGTCGATTAAATTCAAACGTCGACCGGCATCGGTTACTTCTGCGTATAAGAATGCCCCAGATCATTCGTACGAATGTCTTTCAACTTCGCTGCCAGCCGTTCCTGAAACACAGCGACGGTCAACGCATATTCGGGTTTCCCAACCAGATTCGTAAACTGCTGTGGGTCCTTTTCCATATCGTACAGCTCAGCACCGGCGGAAGCGTCTTCTTTGTATTGAATATAGGCCCAGCGATCATCACGCAACAGAAATCCACGATTTCCCTTCCCCCGCGGGTCCACACTAAAGGCAGCATCACGCACGCGCAGGCTCGGATTATCCAAAAGGGGGGCGAGATTTTTGCCTTGAATATTTTCGGGAACCTTCAAACCACACAGGCTGCTTAGTGTGGGGTACAAATCGAGCAGTTCGGCGAGTGAATCACAAACCGCAGGTTTCTTGCCGGGCACACTGATAATCAACGGCACCTTCGCCGACTCTTCATGCAAACTGACCTTAGCCCAGAAGTCATGTTCCCCCAGGTGATAGCCATGATCGCTGGTGAAAATCACAATCGTCTTATCTTCAATCCCCGCCCTCTTGAGTGCATCAAGTACCTTGCCAACCTGTGCATCCATATAAGCAACAGACGCCAGGTAACCGCCAACGGCTTTCTTCTGCCGCCGCAAATCCATTTTCATGTTCACGCTGGTTTTATAATTGATGCCAAATTTCGGAATGTCGTCCCAGTCGCCCGGATATTTTTCAGGAAGAACGTGCTTACTGTAAGGCTTATAGGGTGGGTAATAAGACCGTGGTGCCACAAAAGGAACATGGGGTCTCACAAAGCCGACTCCCAGAAAAAACGGTTCGTCTTTGTGGGTCTCAATCAACTCTACTGCTTTCTTTGCAGTCTTGCCGTCGGAGTGCACCAGGTCATCACCGTCCGCTTCGACAACGACAAACGTATTGCCACCCACCGCAGGCTTTTTGCCATCGGGATTGTTTTCCAGCGTCTCCCCGTCGCCGGGCGCTTTCCATTCGGGCCCCTGGCTGTTAAATCGCTCCGCCCACGAGGCAGGATCGTCAGTGCCATTACTTCCTTTTTCAATGTCACCCGGCACTCCCATGTGATAAATCTTGCTGACGCGCGCCGTGTAGTAGCCGTTATTTTTAAAATGCTGTGACCAGGTTGCCCGGTCACCAATATAGGATCTCGGACTGACATAACCAAAAGCCTTCGAGGCATGTGGATAATAGCCCGACATGAACGAAGCCCGGGAAGGACCACAATACGTGGCCTGGCAATAAGCGTGCGTAAAGCGCGTGCCCTTAGCGGCGATCGAATCGATATTAGGCGTTTGGCAGACCTTGTTCCCATAGCAGGAAAGGGCCGTCGAAGTCAGATCGTCCGAAATGATGAACAGCACATTATATTGAGGAGCGGCTGCTTGAGCAGTGTTTGAAAACGAAATAAGCCCCAAAAACAGGAAGGCAAAAAGCGGCAGGCAGGATTTTTTCATCTGTTTTCCTAATCAACGGAAGCAGGGAAACGGCGGGAGCTCTCTTGAGAGACGTCTATCCCATTCTATGGTTCTAGTTTCTGACCAACAACTCATCAGTGGCTGTAAGGAATCACAGAATGCGTATCATTCATTGGATACGATCGACGCACACCTGTCAACACAATTGCTTCAAGAGCAAGAAACGAAACACGATGGCAATTTGCTCAGTCAAGCTCGCTGGCGGGGATCACATCAACGAACGAGACGCCGACACGCAGTTCGTCAAAGTCTGTCGAATAGCGACTGACAATTTTGACCCGTTCGATTCTCAAGTCCGGCGCCATTAACCGCAGGTCGACTTCATCCAGATCGGGAATCCGGTTTAACGGCGGGTTTAGCCAAAGGTCGACTTCTTCGGCCCCAGGGCGGAATAAAATCCGTACCACAAACAGCACCGCCTGCCCCGATAGAACATCACTGGAAGCCGTATTGATTTCCGTGCCATTTACCTGCCCTGCAGCAGCCCAGTTACCCCGAACGGCTGAAGCCAGTTTACCGATTCTCAGACTCGACTCATTATTTCCGAAATCAAGATAGGCATAACGCCCGTCTCCGGCGTTGTCACAGGACTGTGCCATGAAGCTGAGCCAGAGAATTTCGCCATCCGCGCCGAATCCTTTATCGTCGGACAATGCATAAGGAACCTGCAAAAGATCGATGTGCCGCACCGAGACAGATTCTGCTGTATCTCCCGAACGGTATTGCCCCCCTTTGGTCAACAGCATATTCCCATGCTGGTCTGAGAAACCAAGCGGCCCGAACAGCCTCATATCATTCTTCCCCTGATTCTGTTTTTTGGGGTCCTGAATAATTGAGGATAACACTTTACTTTGATCGCGCCAGGGACCGGACCAG
This window of the Gimesia fumaroli genome carries:
- a CDS encoding anti-sigma factor — translated: MSEIKESTALENIDAYLDGETLSPEEAQRLEEWIKTDGQNADQAFRRVFLHSYLRQRFQVRSIGDAQARELESRQKEPLVLPSDTEIEVQPQTRTARKRPLKEKRSPLLTWRWFLLVGIGIVSTINLTVMFIKDFQIPYDEDKAFEAITFESDYARKSFLMARKAAQPFLYEGFDYSPEMLVEKESDGVNDLDGGIGWSGPWRDQSKVLSSIIQDPKKQNQGKNDMRLFGPLGFSDQHGNMLLTKGGQYRSGDTAESVSVRHIDLLQVPYALSDDKGFGADGEILWLSFMAQSCDNAGDGRYAYLDFGNNESSLRIGKLASAVRGNWAAAGQVNGTEINTASSDVLSGQAVLFVVRILFRPGAEEVDLWLNPPLNRIPDLDEVDLRLMAPDLRIERVKIVSRYSTDFDELRVGVSFVDVIPASELD
- a CDS encoding sulfatase, which produces MKKSCLPLFAFLFLGLISFSNTAQAAAPQYNVLFIISDDLTSTALSCYGNKVCQTPNIDSIAAKGTRFTHAYCQATYCGPSRASFMSGYYPHASKAFGYVSPRSYIGDRATWSQHFKNNGYYTARVSKIYHMGVPGDIEKGSNGTDDPASWAERFNSQGPEWKAPGDGETLENNPDGKKPAVGGNTFVVVEADGDDLVHSDGKTAKKAVELIETHKDEPFFLGVGFVRPHVPFVAPRSYYPPYKPYSKHVLPEKYPGDWDDIPKFGINYKTSVNMKMDLRRQKKAVGGYLASVAYMDAQVGKVLDALKRAGIEDKTIVIFTSDHGYHLGEHDFWAKVSLHEESAKVPLIISVPGKKPAVCDSLAELLDLYPTLSSLCGLKVPENIQGKNLAPLLDNPSLRVRDAAFSVDPRGKGNRGFLLRDDRWAYIQYKEDASAGAELYDMEKDPQQFTNLVGKPEYALTVAVFQERLAAKLKDIRTNDLGHSYTQK